A genomic region of Papaver somniferum cultivar HN1 chromosome 7, ASM357369v1, whole genome shotgun sequence contains the following coding sequences:
- the LOC113293656 gene encoding basic form of pathogenesis-related protein 1-like yields the protein MSFIVIFILASFIPASQSQNSPEDFLAPHNAARADVNVGPLEWDETVAAYACDYANQRAGDCSMIHSGGPYGENLAMSTGDLSAADAVKMWVDEISNYDYYSNSCQGGECLHYTQVVWRNSVRLGCARVTCSTGGTFVICSYDPPGNVIGQRPYNYDVILSNTRSIYNI from the coding sequence ATGAGTTTCATAGTAATCTTCATCCTAGCCTCATTTATCCCTGCCTCTCAATCTCAAAATTCACCAGAAGACTTTCTAGCTCCACATAACGCAGCTCGTGCTGATGTTAATGTTGGACCCTTGGAATGGGATGAAACTGTTGCAGCATATGCTTGCGACTATGCTAATCAGAGAGCCGGTGATTGCAGCATGATTCATTCCGGTGGGCCATATGGTGAGAACCTTGCAATGAGTACTGGGGATCTTAGTGCAGCAGATGCTGTTAAAATGTGGGTAGATGAGATAAGTAATTATGATTACTATTCAAACTCATGTCAAGGAGGAGAGTGTTTGCATTATACACAAGTAGTTTGGAGAAACTCTGTTCGCCTAGGGTGTGCGAGGGTGACTTGTAGTACCGGTGGTACTTTTGTCATCTGCAGCTATGATCCTCCAGGTAACGTGATAGGACAACGTCCTTATAACTATGATGTCATTCTTTCGAATACTAGAAGTATATACAACATATAA